The Nitrospira tepida genome includes a window with the following:
- a CDS encoding PQQ-dependent sugar dehydrogenase, giving the protein MTALLKSATIVALLSAGFSLIQCSGGDSSSGNPGSSGTGVATITVLTPSQDASLPSGPVTVSFAVLNHTIGLRQQPHMVFFVDNDPVPHEFFNGPGITDQDGVLYRGAHTHSVHWQSQSSFQMFGLRAGVHQVKLVLVDAAGIALQNPEATQTVSFTIVASADREFRLEPMLTGLNLPLAMATAPDGRVFYTELMTGNIRVIDTVGGTWQLRPTPFYHLDVYSATDQGLLGIVLDPAFSSNGYVYVYHTVSDASRNRVVRLKDNNGQGTEETVILDNIPVGLIFHNGGIMRFGPDGKLYITTGDARQSDLAQDLSSLAGKVLRINPDGTVPNDNPFPGSPVYLLGLRHSFGLTFHPHTGTLWLTDNGEDDNDEVNRGISGGNYGWPIVRGIANDPRFVDPLAAFTPSLGITGIVAVGTNSPYPAEYHNNLFFTDANTGQIQRIVLQGADLTERGELSIAFGGGVGTLIDLVEGPGGFLYATSLEGIYQVVRN; this is encoded by the coding sequence ATGACTGCGCTCCTTAAGAGTGCCACAATTGTTGCATTGCTGTCCGCAGGCTTCAGCCTCATTCAATGCTCCGGTGGAGATTCGAGTAGCGGCAACCCAGGAAGTAGTGGGACCGGCGTTGCTACGATTACGGTGCTGACTCCGTCGCAAGATGCCAGCCTGCCGTCGGGACCGGTCACAGTGTCGTTTGCTGTCTTGAACCACACAATCGGACTGCGGCAGCAACCTCATATGGTGTTCTTCGTGGATAACGATCCTGTTCCCCATGAGTTTTTTAATGGCCCTGGCATTACCGACCAAGACGGGGTGCTCTATCGAGGGGCTCATACCCATTCAGTTCATTGGCAAAGTCAGTCATCGTTTCAAATGTTCGGACTTCGGGCAGGGGTTCACCAGGTCAAATTGGTTCTCGTCGATGCCGCCGGCATAGCTCTCCAGAATCCTGAAGCTACACAGACAGTTTCGTTCACCATAGTGGCATCAGCAGACCGAGAATTTCGGTTGGAACCGATGCTGACCGGTCTCAATCTTCCCCTGGCCATGGCGACGGCACCGGACGGCCGTGTCTTCTATACGGAACTCATGACCGGGAATATTCGGGTTATCGACACGGTGGGTGGGACATGGCAACTGCGGCCGACCCCCTTCTATCACCTAGACGTCTATTCTGCGACTGATCAAGGCCTTCTCGGGATTGTGCTTGATCCGGCATTTTCGAGTAACGGATACGTATACGTCTATCATACAGTCAGCGATGCCTCTCGTAACCGAGTCGTCCGACTGAAGGATAATAATGGACAGGGTACGGAGGAAACCGTCATTCTCGACAATATCCCGGTTGGCCTGATTTTCCACAACGGCGGCATTATGCGTTTCGGTCCGGATGGGAAACTCTATATCACGACCGGAGATGCCCGCCAGTCTGACCTCGCGCAAGATTTGAGTTCGTTGGCTGGCAAAGTTCTCAGAATCAATCCGGACGGGACCGTTCCGAACGATAACCCGTTTCCCGGTTCGCCGGTTTATCTCCTCGGCTTGCGGCATAGCTTCGGCCTGACCTTTCACCCGCATACCGGGACGCTCTGGCTTACTGACAATGGAGAAGATGACAACGACGAAGTGAATCGCGGGATTAGCGGAGGCAATTACGGGTGGCCGATCGTCAGGGGAATCGCCAACGATCCTCGGTTTGTCGATCCTCTGGCGGCATTCACGCCCTCCCTCGGGATAACCGGGATCGTGGCGGTCGGCACAAACTCACCGTATCCGGCGGAGTATCACAATAATCTCTTCTTCACCGATGCCAACACCGGTCAAATCCAGCGGATCGTGCTTCAAGGAGCAGACCTCACTGAACGTGGAGAGCTAAGCATTGCCTTCGGTGGGGGAGTGGGTACGCTCATTGATCTCGTCGAAGGACCGGGTGGCTTCCTCTATGCGACGAGCCTGGAGGGCATTTATCAAGTGGTGCGAAATTAA